One window of the Zygotorulaspora mrakii chromosome 6, complete sequence genome contains the following:
- the UPC2 gene encoding Upc2p (similar to Saccharomyces cerevisiae UPC2 (YDR213W) and ECM22 (YLR228C); ancestral locus Anc_8.423) encodes MNINNETKRVGKTSPASRKKEKVVELIEVDGKKVSKTSTGKRKFHNKSKNGCDNCKRRRVKCDEGKPVCQRCLNMKLECVYTPVQPRRKKDFSKSKFETRHNDERENTSNEGDDSMKSADESSDNRDAEYGKINSRHSSCSSCNHASAIKTEGHDESNSFDPNNVKLNQSKSDINDLKNKSTLSKLGSPERRPSSLTPGKGVMDGLLLPNPIPEVINGHQNQQQHLQQQTQQQLQAQKLQQKQQQQQQQQQQQQQQQQQFLLLPQLMTLSNSEKYVAFDLPNSPSFQPAGMNITNSIGSIFSPIRFPSATAVQHQPLSQPHSQPLSQSQSQSQSQSQSQSQSHSSHQQPLPHSQQDILQQQNHTQSHTNGLLQNHIPTNNLSFQAESLAQLNKASMNLKAMGSFPTAGIGGVTYDFQELLGIKYHANSQAAKASSAEEALANMQEQQENARKNEVRQDGNINHAEEGPSDMMQSPNLAGNPTILSMAPITPIAKNEMNTSGSSPSAAAVAGRVDLEEPTTKSQGMNKTQTQESATTNDSSQNGMIAKLTQLSNQGSLNLVDLKLFHHYCTKVWPSITAAEISGLEVWSTDIPELAFEYPFLMHSLLAFSATHLSRTEPGLEHYVSSHRLDALRLLRQAVLEISEDNTDALVASALILIMDSLANASSSNSSSANSMSPSAWIFHVKGAATILTAVWPLTEKSRFYNLISVDLSDLGDVINQESGTVSELVCFDESIADLYPVEIDSPYLITLAYLDKLQREKNQSDFILRVFAFPALLDKTFLALLMTGDLGAMRIMRSYYKLLRGFTTEMKDKVWFLEGVSQVLPQDVDEYSGGGGMHMMLDFLGGGLPSMTTTNLSDFM; translated from the coding sequence atgaatatcAATAACGAAACGAAGAGAGTTGGTAAAACTAGCCCAGCatccagaaaaaaagagaaggtAGTGGAGCTCATAGAGGTGGACGGGAAAAAAGTGAGTAAGACTTCTACTGGGAAGCGAAAGTTTCACAACAAGTCAAAGAACGGTTGTGATAATtgtaaaagaagaagggTTAAATGCGATGAAGGTAAACCGGTCTGTCAAAGATGTCTAAATATGAAGCTGGAATGCGTTTATACGCCAGTTCAaccaagaagaaagaaggatttctcaaaaagcaaattcGAAACTAGGCACAATGATGAGAGAGAGAACACCAGCAATGAGGGCGATGACTCGATGAAATCAGCTGATGAATCGAGTGATAATAGAGATGCAGAATATGGTAAGATAAACAGCAGACACAGTAGCTGCAGTAGCTGTAATCACGCCTCGGCAATAAAGACTGAGGGACACGATGAGTCCAATTCTTTCGACCCTAATAATGTAAAACTGAATCAGTCGAAATCAGACATCAATgatctgaaaaataagtCGACGTTGTCTAAGTTAGGCTCTCCAGAAAGACGTCCATCATCGTTAACTCCTGGAAAAGGTGTAATGGACGGCTTACTGCTGCCTAATCCGATACCTGAGGTCATCAATGGTCATCAAAACCAACAACAGCATCTGCAGCAGCAAACGCAACAGCAGCTACAGGCACAAAAACTacaacaaaaacaacagcaacaacaacaacaacaacaacagcaacaacagcaacaacagcagttCTTATTACTTCCCCAACTGATGACGCTGTCAAACTCCGAAAAATATGTTGCATTTGACCTACCAAACAGTCCGTCTTTTCAGCCTGCTGGCATGAATATTACAAATAGTATTGGTAGCATATTCTCTCCCATAAGGTTCCCTTCAGCGACGGCAGTACAGCATCAACCGCTTTCTCAACCGCATTCTCAGCCGCTGTCACAGTCGCAATCACAATCACAGTCGCAATCACAATCACAATCGCAATCGCATTCATCTCATCAACAGCCGCTACCTCATTCTCAGCAAGATATTTTACAACAGCAAAACCACACACAATCTCATACTAATGGCTTGCTTCAGAATCATATTCCCACAAACAATCTATCATTTCAAGCAGAATCACTTGCTCAGTTAAACAAGGCGAGTATGAATCTAAAAGCAATGGGAAGCTTTCCTACAGCAGGCATCGGTGGTGTGACATACgattttcaagaacttTTGGGAATCAAATATCATGCAAATAGTCAAGCTGCTAAAGCCAGTTCCGCAGAAGAGGCATTGGCAAATATGCAGGAGCAGCAAGAAAATGCTAGGAAAAACGAGGTGAGGCAAGATGGAAACATAAATCATGCAGAGGAAGGGCCATCTGATATGATGCAAAGCCCAAACCTAGCAGGTAATCCAACTATACTATCCATGGCACCAATTACACCCATTgctaaaaatgaaatgaacACTTCTGGATCTTCACCTTCTGCTGCTGCGGTTGCTGGTAGAGTAGATCTTGAAGAACCAACTACAAAAAGCCAAGGAATGAACAAAACACAGACACAGGAATCTGCTACAACCAACGACTCTTCCCAAAATGGTATGATAGCCAAATTGACCCAATTATCGAATCAGGGAAGTCTCAATTTAGTTGATTTAAaattatttcatcattattgtaCTAAAGTCTGGCCATCAATAACAGCAGCAGAAATTTCGGGGTTAGAAGTATGGAGCACAGATATTCCTGAGCTGGCATTCGAATATCCATTTCTAATGCATTCGTTATTAGCTTTCAGTGCTACTCATCTCTCCCGAACAGAGCCGGGATTGGAGCACTATGTATCAAGCCACAGACTCGATGCATTGAGATTATTGAGACAGGCTGTTTTGGAGATTTCGGAAGATAATACGGATGCACTAGTTGCTAGTGCACTAATTCTTATAATGGACTCTCTGGCGAATGCTTCAagttcaaattcttctagTGCTAATTCGATGTCTCCTTCAGCATGGATATTTCATGTTAAGGGTGCTGCCACTATTCTAACTGCCGTGTGGCCATTGActgaaaaatcaagattcTATAATCTAATATCGGTCGATTTGAGTGATCTTGGCGATGTAATAAACCAAGAGAGTGGTACAGTTTCTGAATTAGTTTGTTTTGACGAAAGTATAGCAGATCTATATCCTGTGGAGATAGATTCGCCGTACCTCATAACACTAGCATATCTTGATAAGTTGCAACGTGAAAAGAACCAATCCGATTTTATATTGAGAGTATTCGCTTTCCCTGCTTTGTTGGACAAGACATTCCTTGCACTATTGATGACCGGTGATTTAGGTGCCATGAGAATCATGAGAAGCTACTATAAACTACTAAGAGGATTTACGACAGAAATGAAAGACAAAGTCTGGTTCTTGGAAGGTGTGTCACAAGTGCTGCCACAGGATGTGGATGAATATAGTGGTGGTGGCGGTATGCATATGATGTTGGACTTTCTTGGTGGTGGGCTGCCATCCATGACAACCACAAATTTATCTGACTTTATGTAA
- the AHA1 gene encoding Aha1p (similar to Saccharomyces cerevisiae AHA1 (YDR214W); ancestral locus Anc_8.424), with the protein MVVHNPNNWHWVDKNCFSWAREHFNQKLIGLNTGDNRDKYAEVSSISSIEGDCEVSQRKGKVISLFDLQLVLLIKGNVEEEKFEGSVSIPEIAFDSEEADYQFDISIYKETSKLNEIKPVIREKLVPQLRKIFHNFSKELLDTHGSAIQLPEDQVNSTFTKANQKPSSSTTSTNATTKQNEVKSNVTSSKPKNAKSVKSPQPSIATSGGNTTSIHLEPTFNVPAEELYRTFIAKDRILAWSKSGINCIKGNGPEISVGDMFELFGGNVTSELVESVLNKKLVFKWRLKDWRDKVFSNLSMEFHESKEYHETKLQVTWTGIPVGEEDRVRGNFEDYYVRSIKITFGFGAVL; encoded by the coding sequence ATGGTCGTTCATAATCCTAATAACTGGCATTGGGTGGATAAGAATTGTTTCAGCTGGGCTCGTGAACATTTCAATCAGAAATTAATTGGATTGAATACAGGTGATAACAGGGATAAATACGCAGAGGTTTCTTCTATCTCTTCCATAGAGGGGGACTGCGAAGTCAGTCAAAGAAAGGGTAAAGttatttctttatttgaCTTGCAACTTGTGCTTTTGATTAAGGGTAATGTTGAAGAGgagaaatttgaaggaaGCGTAAGTATACCAGAAATTGCATTCGATAGTGAAGAAGCAGACTATCAATTTGATATCTCGATTTACAAAGAAACGTCGAAGTTGAATGAGATTAAACCCGTAAtaagagaaaaattggttCCACAACTTAGAAAGATTTTCCATAATTTTAGCAAAGAACTATTAGATACTCATGGTAGTGCCATTCAGCTCCCAGAAGATCAAGTAAACTCTACTTTCACCAAGGCTAATCAAAAACCCAGTTCTAGTACCACATCTACGAACGCCACTACCAAGCAGAATGAAGTAAAATCAAATGTTACTTCATCCAAGCCCAAAAACGCCAAAAGTGTCAAATCTCCGCAACCTTCCATCGCAACTAGTGGGGGGAATACTACCTCGATTCATTTAGAGCCAACGTTCAATGTACCTGCCGAAGAACTCTATCGTACATTCATTGCCAAGGATCGTATTTTAGCATGGAGTAAATCGGGTATAAATTGCATAAAAGGGAATGGCCCAGAGATTTCAGTCGGTGATATGTTCGAACTATTTGGTGGAAATGTTACCAGTGAGCTTGTTGAGTCAGTTTTAAACAAAAAACTAGTATTCAAATGGAGATTGAAAGATTGGCGTGATAAAGTTTTTTCCAACTTATCTATGGAATTTCATGAATCAAAAGAGTACCATGAAACAAAATTACAAGTTACATGGACTGGCATACCAGTCGGCGAAGAGGACCGCGTTCGcggaaattttgaagattaCTATGTAAGATCAATCAAGATCACATTTGGGTTTGGTGCAGTTTTATAA
- the ADR1 gene encoding DNA-binding transcription factor ADR1 (similar to Saccharomyces cerevisiae ADR1 (YDR216W); ancestral locus Anc_8.425): MTITEHKPRDVPKQDVKQADAYVVQKSAEGGGIVTTSNNMNSRINKQLDQLPENLRFNGKTPSGRPRLFVCEVCTRAFARQEHLTRHERSHTKEKPYCCGICNRKFSRRDLLLRHAHKIHGGNCGDNILIRKNEKTQARASRGTEAATPITTTTRITASPTNPTTAPTPTPRLNQVQVQTQPPMKNRIRPGHEISDKPVKKRKLSASAISNTIENSVPPPKLGKTSRFKVKRRVSYSAQSGSYVAPTQNQDIHKADRLKFSTPELLPIDFKDFNRDGSYFNTIGDKKAKIQVNNFDISSNTNTTVDEDSNIVFSSAIPNLQLNTPNEFNLLDQVNWINDYNENSAAFSSNTETALTVKSESTGTNNSPYSLSNSDNNINNINNSNNSNSSNNSSSGNNDNNDNNNSNEDNEDNEDNEDNDNKDNIDNNDNNDHIGNDNDNDHNYKYNDHDDKAEISQFNHCDNDNDSIIEVNKIHPLSSTNNARNRNSSWSVNCDDGGLQMKSLFMSGKSSSYSSADSGSNNNKSAIKKKSTNVASIFPNENKNSDWFHISTGDINDQNQADFNTDVEMNDLTNLTNDVQSIFNKFIQDEETHLYDETVPEDPLIGNMANNVSAQNECLNSSPSLKQSTANANQNVLSNTRTKTGTHTLNNNYSFYGIDYLSLSNISRATPPNEFEVKDLPSSILFSKELREMCLKSLRYYNSYYTSNGNNDPILNSKELVLPSSNELNCYVSYFQEYFNAHHSFIHPDFFHLDLKSLKRYVREEEEDVEYRDFNDSKIDDQYNNDSDLQFSNLVCLPLFIATFGSLYKSGCNSKTMELYESSRRVLHVYLERRKEQKLKENESGRSTNSNSKVKQKVWLIQSLILSVIFALFSDYSEEFDTGMIKRQVSAVCSIVRNNFLNEISYTFLEQTSPGSNDRKDFDIPVKFSNFNSSFDYIMFESKIRTSLMAYKFCQFLKIFYHVDSTLFLCERDLENICISDDEFTWSKASLIVPMSSVIKKYTSSFKIFCNSFNFNKSGMHPIPESLATAMLYYEFNASTYSTFHVFLTRIDTKKLEMNLSCSQSQSEFSNNNNYETNYSRILNGDAVKLRNFLMTMVFFGRIDVNFGSKIWNGQLKDVHEYFLSSKNFNIMKKGSYNLLTDFLVAINFSIKNIAKLLTLNDNGTVAELNKNVLSMFNLQGYYYNFLVIIKFINDFESTPNFKLVCIYTELKKLANNLLIPYFSKLYPDEFAKFEDVSLTSEFLQRHVKSNLRTCFFTIDTDKLEKSINNVLVYSFNDATFLNMAEQPTNEFSFDNKYPTYCPAVLSNELGSESSLNGVHTFYSQNQKPSWFDAKSGANNELHQESNESTHGNNANDESKGDDLLPTKSTLDLLLYHSNNLNGGSKKQGFSDRYHLLDKYISIAICFLKNVKEEYAHSHILDKMVNDFKRLEKCLEDERAHEVLSKLEVSGDVSGGADMDSDFHRFTSDNLSAVKMNSCLSINATDDAFSKELQMKFLQPKV; the protein is encoded by the coding sequence ATGACGATCACAGAACATAAACCGAGGGACGTACCGAAACAGGATGTCAAACAAGCAGACGCATACGTGGTGCAGAAGAGCGCGGAAGGTGGCGGTATCGTGACCACGAGCAACAACATGAATTCCCGAATCAACAAGCAACTGGACCAGTTGCCTGAAAATTTGAGGTTTAACGGGAAAACGCCAAGCGGCAGGCCAAGACTGTTTGTTTGCGAGGTGTGCACGAGGGCGTTTGCGAGACAGGAACATCTTACGAGGCACGAGCGCTCTCACACAAAGGAAAAGCCATATTGTTGTGGCATATGCAACAGGAAGTTTAGTAGGAGGGACCTTCTATTGCGACATGCCCACAAGATCCATGGCGGCAATTGTGGTGACAATATTCTGATACgaaaaaacgaaaagacGCAAGCAAGGGCATCCAGAGGAACAGAAGCAGCAACACcaataacaacaacaacgCGAATAACAGCCTCACCAACAAATCCAACAACAGCACCTACTCCAACGCCAAGACTAAACCAGGTTCAGGTACAGACACAGCCGCCGATGAAAAATAGAATTCGTCCAGGTCACGAAATTTCCGACAAACCtgtgaaaaagagaaaactTTCAGCTTCTGCAATATCAAatacaattgaaaattccGTACCACCACCAAAGTTGGGTAAAACTTCTAGGTTCAAAGTAAAAAGACGTGTTTCCTACAGTGCACAGTCTGGCAGTTACGTCGCACCTactcaaaatcaagataTTCATAAAGCAGATAgattaaaattttcaacgCCAGAACTACTAccaattgatttcaaagatttcaatCGTGACGGTAGTTATTTCAATACAATAGGTGATAAAAAGGCAAAGATCCAGGTaaataattttgatatttccAGTAATACAAACACAACAGTTGATGAAGattcaaatattgttttCAGCTCTGCAATCCCTAATCTGCAACTCAATACTCCaaatgaattcaatttgttAGATCAAGTTAATTGGATTAACGATTACAATGAGAACTCAGCAGCATTCAGTTCCAATACAGAAACAGCATTGACGGTTAAAAGTGAATCGACAGGGACTAACAACTCTCCGTATTCACTTTCTAACAGCGACAACAACATTAATAACATTAATAACAGTAATAACAGTAATAGCAGTAATAACAGTAGTAGCggtaataatgataataacgATAATAACAATAGTAACGAAGATAACGAAGATAACGAAGATAATGAAGACAACGATAATAAAGACAATATTGATAATAACGACAATAACGATCACATCGGTAATGACAATGACAACGATCATAACTATAAATACAATGATCATGATGACAAAGCCGAGATTAGTCAGTTTAATCATTGCGATAATGACAATGATAGCATAATTGAAGTTAATAAAATTCATCCATTATCGTCAACGAACAATGCAAGAAACAGAAATTCTTCTTGGTCAGTTAATTGTGACGACGGTGGTTTACAAATGAAATCTTTATTTATGAGCGGGAAATCTTCCTCGTATTCTTCAGCTGACAGCGgtagtaataataataaaagtgccattaaaaaaaagagcacaAATGTTGCAAGTATTTTTCCCAATGAAAATAAGAATTCAGATTGGTTTCACATATCTACTGGTGATATTAACGATCAAAATCAGGCAGACTTTAATACAGATGTTGAAATGAATGATTTGACCAATTTGACTAATGACGTAcaatcaattttcaataagttTATTCAAGACGAAGAAACTCATTTGTATGATGAAACTGTTCCTGAAGACCCATTGATAGGTAACATGGCAAATAACGTCTCTGCTCAGAATGAATGTTTAAACTCATCTCCCTCTTTGAAACAGTCAACTGCAAACGCAAATCAGAACGTACTTTCAAACACACGTACCAAGACAGGCACTCATACATTAAACAATAATTATTCATTTTATGGAATCGATTATTTAAGTctatcaaatatttcaagagCAACTCCACCAAATGAATTCGAAGTTAAAGATCTACCATCGTCCATTCTCTTTAGTAAAGAATTGCGAGAGATGTGCTTAAAATCGTTACGCTACTACAACTCATATTATACCAGTAATGGTAACAATGATCCAATATTAAATTCCAAAGAATTGGTTCTACCAAGCTCTAATGAATTGAATTGCTATGTGTCATATTTCCAGGAATATTTCAATGCTCATCATTCTTTTATTCAtcctgatttttttcatttagaTTTGAAGTCATTGAAGAGATATGttagagaagaagaagaagacgtAGAGTACCGAGATTTTAACGATTCGAAGATAGATGATCAATATAACAATGACTCTGATCTCCAGTTTTCTAATCTTGTTTGCTTACCACTTTTCATTGCAACTTTCGGTTCACTATATAAATCTGGTTgtaattcaaaaacaatgGAACTATACGAGAGTAGTAGACGTGTATTGCATGTTTATTTGGAAAGgagaaaagaacaaaagCTCAAAGAGAATGAGAGTGGTCGCAGTACTAATTCTAATTCAAAAgtgaaacaaaaagtatGGCTAATTCAATCACTGATTTTAAGTGTAATCTTTGCATTATTTTCTGATTACtcagaagaatttgatacTGGAATGATTAAGAGGCAGGTATCTGCTGTTTGCTCGATAGTTAGAAACAATTTCTTAAATGAGATATCGTACACATTCCTAGAGCAGACATCACCTGGTTCAAATGACcgaaaagattttgatataCCAGTTAAATTCTCAAACTTTAATTCATCGTTTGACTATATCATGTTTGAATCCAAAATAAGAACAAGTTTGATGGCATACAAATTTTGTCAATTtttaaagattttttatcatgTTGATTCAACATTATTTCTTTGTGAGCGAGACCTTGAGAATATTTGCATTtcagatgatgaatttaCTTGGAGTAAAGCATCTTTAATTGTACCAATGTCTTCGGtgatcaaaaaatatactAGTAGCTTTAAGATTTTTTGCAAcagtttcaatttcaataagtCAGGTATGCACCCAATTCCGGAATCGTTGGCAACCGCTATGCTCTATTATGAATTCAATGCAAGTACTTATTCAACTTTTCACGTATTTTTAACAAGAATTGATACAAAAAAGCTAGAAATGAATTTATCATGTTCACAATCACAAAGTGAGTTTTCGAACAATAATAATTATGAAACAAATTATTCTCGAATTCTGAATGGTGATGCAGTAAAACTGAGAAATTTCTTAATGACTATGGTCTTCTTCGGCAGGATTGACGTTAACTTTGGCtccaaaatttggaatGGCCAATTGAAGGATGTCcatgaatattttttaagctcaaagaatttcaatatcatgAAAAAGGGCTCCTATAATCTTTTAACAGATTTCCTCGTTGCCATAAATTTTTCTATTAAAAATATTGCAAAGTTATTAACGTTAAACGATAATGGAACAGTTGCTGAATTGAATAAGAATGTTTTATCAATGTTCAATCTGCAAGGGTACTACTACAATTTTCTCGTTATAATCAAGTTTATCAACGATTTTGAGTCGACTCCAAATTTTAAGTTGGTTTGCATTTATACGgagttgaaaaaactaGCAAATAATCTGCTCATTCCTTACTTCTCAAAATTGTATCCTGATGAGTTTGCAAAATTCGAAGATGTCTCACTAACGTCTGAATTTTTACAGCGACATGTCAAGTCAAATTTGAGAACATGCTTTTTTACCATTGATACAGACAAGTTAGAAAAATCTATCAACAACGTATTGGTTTATTCTTTTAATGATGCCACCTTTTTGAACATGGCGGAACAACCAACTAATGAGTTTTCATTTGACAATAAATATCCAACATACTGTCCCGCCGTGTTGAGTAATGAGCTGGGTTCAGAAAGTTCCTTGAACGGGGTACACACGTTTTATTCACAAAATCAGAAACCGTCTTGGTTTGATGCGAAGAGTGGGGCAAATAATGAGTTGCATCAAGAATCAAATGAGAGCACTCATGGTAACAATGCTAATGATGAATCCAAGGGTGATGATCTATTACCAACCAAATCGACTTTGGACTTATTACTTTATCACAGTAATAATTTAAATGGTGGTAGCAAAAAGCAGGGGTTTTCTGATCGATATCATTTATTGGATAAATATATCTCCATTGCAatatgctttttgaaaaacgtGAAAGAGGAGTATGCTCATTCTCACATTTTGGATAAAATGGTTAATGATTTTAAACGTCTGGAAAAATGTCTCGAAGATGAAAGAGCCCATGAAGTTTTGTCGAAACTTGAGGTTAGCGGCGATGTTAGTGGTGGTGCAGATATGGATTCAGATTTTCACAGATTTACCAGTGACAATTTATCAGCTGTAAAAATGAATTCATGCCTGAGCATTAATGCAACTGATGATGCCTTCTCTAAAGAATtgcaaatgaaatttctaCAGCCCAAGGTCTGA